A stretch of the Candidatus Hydrogenedentota bacterium genome encodes the following:
- a CDS encoding WD40 repeat domain-containing protein, producing MFDLRGLLAAALLSALLCSLSAAQESAKHPVLLSQGRMPTVLGADVDTGVFLCREQSKLVARELDTGEQRWACQITTEATRYSMEVGLHNTLLFSPEGQLVVIDHKTGNEAHRLDALNGQGTLQYACLDMDDRWVNMRLGDNSTVMCELATRRQFRVPSRDEKPADRPAWVPNGETLPFIRKVSNEPPPYRYQVWRWVPGNPEPVAGVVLEYPAPVSVWKVLPNGDLLLHDWNPEKWKVEGARVVNPESGATVRVMERPRTIKKWMGFTRNGARHLMLDRKTNQLAVHDTVTGEHLLSLALPGNTTMELMPLPSQSGVDYLMTWDERGSVWLTALETDAVPKRLVDGTSYLPGRIWRIQPPYMFASPSRWMHSGELLALYSIEGCELISEWHMEPGTARSSYMHFDSDPKKCLVNTHGESTRSILLEDGLEEPLWETMGSAVACSPNGKYYLMNRGHSRGDLVNIETGDTGVFFEERDGGYVDTVAFSPDSGKMAVFILNDRALSVVDLVAGYPSRRMAIPASERYPYVIHGSLRFSPDGTMLLAGTYGKAWLFNANTGELLQTFDEPRRFAYQQQSQEGFMQKLGGMAEDFAGKVTDRFKKEAKIYCAFTMGGLRAVTVAQEQLVRVWDVRTGGEVASFKTGLPETRNKQGSIDNASVFSRDAAYLFAYNGDGFGLASLLETATGRKIQEYRFQYPYQVRMAGISDDGRTVYAMIGPDLHFLPGRTN from the coding sequence CTGCCAGATTACAACAGAGGCGACACGCTACTCAATGGAGGTCGGTCTGCACAACACCCTGTTGTTTTCCCCGGAAGGCCAGTTGGTGGTGATTGACCACAAGACCGGCAACGAGGCCCACCGCCTTGACGCCTTGAATGGACAAGGCACGCTGCAATATGCCTGTCTGGACATGGATGACCGGTGGGTGAACATGCGGCTGGGGGACAACTCCACCGTCATGTGTGAGCTGGCCACCCGCCGGCAGTTTCGGGTGCCCTCGCGTGATGAGAAACCCGCAGACAGGCCCGCATGGGTACCCAATGGTGAGACCCTGCCTTTCATCCGGAAAGTTTCCAATGAGCCCCCCCCCTACCGTTACCAGGTGTGGCGCTGGGTTCCCGGCAACCCGGAACCGGTAGCCGGGGTTGTGCTGGAGTATCCGGCGCCCGTGTCGGTGTGGAAAGTGCTCCCGAACGGTGACTTGTTGTTGCACGACTGGAACCCGGAGAAATGGAAGGTGGAGGGCGCCAGGGTTGTCAATCCGGAGAGCGGCGCCACCGTGCGGGTCATGGAACGCCCCCGCACCATCAAGAAATGGATGGGGTTCACCCGGAACGGCGCCCGGCATTTGATGCTGGACCGGAAAACCAACCAGCTTGCCGTCCATGACACGGTCACCGGCGAGCACCTGCTCTCACTCGCTTTGCCGGGTAACACGACAATGGAACTGATGCCCTTGCCCTCACAATCGGGGGTAGACTATCTTATGACCTGGGACGAGCGGGGAAGTGTCTGGCTGACAGCGCTGGAGACGGACGCCGTTCCGAAGCGGCTCGTTGACGGGACATCCTACTTACCCGGCCGGATATGGCGCATTCAGCCTCCCTATATGTTCGCCTCCCCTTCCCGGTGGATGCATTCAGGGGAATTGCTTGCCCTGTACAGCATCGAAGGCTGTGAACTGATAAGTGAATGGCATATGGAACCGGGAACTGCCCGATCGTCCTATATGCATTTTGATTCAGACCCCAAAAAGTGCCTGGTGAACACCCATGGCGAAAGCACCAGAAGCATTCTTCTGGAGGACGGACTGGAGGAGCCGTTGTGGGAGACCATGGGAAGCGCCGTTGCATGCTCGCCCAACGGGAAATACTATCTGATGAACAGGGGGCACAGTAGGGGGGATTTGGTAAACATAGAGACTGGAGACACGGGAGTGTTTTTTGAAGAACGGGATGGAGGGTATGTGGACACCGTCGCATTTTCCCCCGACAGCGGCAAGATGGCAGTTTTTATTTTAAATGATCGGGCATTAAGCGTGGTGGACCTGGTTGCGGGTTATCCGTCGCGGAGGATGGCCATACCCGCCTCGGAGCGATACCCCTATGTCATCCATGGCTCGCTGCGTTTTTCCCCGGACGGCACGATGCTGCTGGCGGGGACTTATGGCAAGGCCTGGCTGTTCAACGCGAACACCGGCGAGTTGCTCCAAACGTTTGACGAGCCCCGGCGTTTCGCATACCAACAGCAGTCCCAGGAGGGGTTTATGCAAAAACTGGGGGGTATGGCGGAGGATTTTGCCGGGAAAGTCACGGACCGGTTCAAAAAGGAGGCGAAGATTTACTGCGCGTTCACCATGGGCGGTCTCCGGGCCGTCACGGTGGCCCAGGAACAACTGGTGCGGGTGTGGGATGTGCGCACGGGCGGGGAGGTGGCCTCATTCAAAACAGGACTGCCCGAGACACGCAACAAACAGGGTTCTATAGACAACGCGTCTGTCTTTAGCAGGGACGCAGCCTACCTCTTCGCCTACAACGGCGACGGATTTGGCCTGGCGTCCCTGTTGGAAACGGCCACAGGGCGCAAGATTCAGGAATACCGCTTTCAATACCCCTACCAGGTGCGGATGGCTGGTATCTCCGACGACGGCAGAACGGTCTATGCAATGATCGGCCCGGACTTGCATTTCCTTCCCGGAAGGACCAACTGA